From one Verrucomicrobiia bacterium genomic stretch:
- a CDS encoding leucine-rich repeat domain-containing protein — MNSSISNFFTLWAIRFGRLAHLLPLLAMALFLGSNPELRAQNGFTFTYDTNQTGITITGYTGAGGAVTIPAKLNGLPVTRIGDYSFSHRSAMTQITLPDSLTTIGVYAFYGCRGLTQIAFPESLTSIGK, encoded by the coding sequence ATGAACTCTTCCATCTCGAATTTCTTCACCCTGTGGGCGATCCGATTTGGCCGCTTGGCCCACCTGCTACCCCTGCTGGCCATGGCCCTTTTCCTAGGGTCCAACCCCGAACTGCGTGCGCAGAATGGCTTCACGTTCACCTACGATACGAACCAGACTGGCATCACCATCACGGGATATACGGGCGCAGGCGGCGCCGTAACCATCCCTGCCAAGCTCAATGGCCTCCCCGTCACGAGAATCGGAGACTATAGTTTTTCTCACCGCAGCGCCATGACCCAAATTACCCTGCCAGACAGCCTCACCACGATCGGGGTTTATGCGTTCTACGGCTGCAGGGGCCTGACCCAGATCGCCTTTCCCGAGAGCCTCACCTCTATCGGAAAG